A window from Pseudomonas alloputida encodes these proteins:
- a CDS encoding M16 family metallopeptidase, translated as MNALARRAAGLLLGTLCLPLAAFAADVQPTHEFILDNGLKVVVREDHRAPVVVSQIWYKVGSSYETPGQTGLSHALEHMMFKGSAKVGPGEASRILRDLGADENAFTSDDYTAYYQVLARDRLPVALELEADRLASLRLPADEFSREIEVIKEERRLRTDDQPNAKAFELFRAMAYPASGYHTPTIGWMADLERMKVEEMRHWYESWYAPNNATLVVVGDVTADEVKGLAQKYFGNIPKRAVPPAKLPLELAEPGWRQLTLHVRTQLPSLIYGFNVPGLPTAKDPRTVHALRLISALLDGGYSARMPARLERGQELVAGASSSYNAFTRGDSLFLISATPNVQKQKTLADVEKGIWQLLEELKSTPPSAEELERVRAQVIAGLVYDRDSISSQATTIGQLETVGLSWKLIDSELDELKRVTPQDIQNAARTYFTRERLSVAHVLPEESAHE; from the coding sequence ATGAATGCTCTAGCCCGCCGCGCCGCTGGCCTGTTGCTCGGCACGCTTTGCCTGCCGCTCGCGGCCTTCGCCGCCGATGTGCAACCCACCCACGAATTCATCCTCGACAATGGCCTGAAGGTCGTGGTCCGCGAAGACCATCGTGCCCCGGTGGTGGTCTCGCAGATCTGGTACAAGGTCGGCTCCAGCTACGAGACCCCGGGCCAGACCGGCTTGTCCCATGCGCTGGAACACATGATGTTCAAGGGCAGCGCCAAGGTCGGCCCCGGCGAGGCCTCGCGCATTCTGCGTGACCTCGGCGCCGATGAAAACGCCTTCACCAGCGACGATTACACCGCCTATTACCAAGTGCTGGCCCGCGACCGCCTGCCGGTAGCCCTGGAACTGGAGGCCGACCGCCTTGCCAGCCTGCGCCTGCCTGCCGACGAGTTCAGCCGCGAAATCGAGGTCATCAAGGAAGAACGCCGCCTGCGCACCGACGACCAGCCCAATGCCAAGGCATTCGAGCTGTTCCGCGCCATGGCCTATCCGGCCAGCGGCTACCACACGCCGACCATTGGCTGGATGGCCGACCTGGAGCGCATGAAGGTCGAGGAAATGCGCCACTGGTACGAGTCCTGGTACGCCCCCAACAACGCCACCCTGGTGGTGGTCGGTGATGTCACCGCCGACGAGGTCAAGGGCCTGGCGCAGAAGTATTTCGGCAATATTCCCAAGCGCGCCGTACCGCCAGCCAAGCTGCCTCTGGAGCTGGCTGAACCAGGTTGGCGCCAGTTGACCCTGCACGTACGCACCCAGCTGCCAAGCCTGATCTACGGCTTCAACGTGCCCGGTCTGCCCACCGCCAAGGACCCTCGGACGGTACATGCCCTGCGCCTGATCTCGGCACTGCTCGACGGCGGCTACAGCGCCCGCATGCCGGCCCGCCTGGAGCGTGGCCAGGAACTGGTGGCCGGCGCGTCGTCCAGCTACAACGCCTTCACCCGCGGCGACAGCCTGTTCCTGATCTCGGCGACGCCGAATGTGCAGAAGCAGAAAACCCTCGCCGACGTCGAGAAAGGCATCTGGCAGCTGCTTGAAGAACTCAAGAGCACGCCGCCCAGCGCCGAAGAGCTGGAACGCGTACGCGCCCAGGTCATCGCCGGCCTGGTCTACGACCGCGACTCCATCAGCAGCCAGGCCACCACCATCGGCCAGCTGGAAACCGTCGGCCTGTCCTGGAAGCTGATCGACAGCGAACTGGACGAGCTCAAGCGCGTCACCCCGCAGGACATCCAGAACGCCGCGCGCACCTACTTCACCCGCGAACGCCTGAGCGTTGCCCATGTACTGCCCGAGGAGTCCGCCCATGAGTGA
- a CDS encoding M16 family metallopeptidase translates to MSDRRAPRPTLLATGIRALALAAVLAAPAMADNAAKADSSAARPANTLQSLAELNGKAPSRRQLNIQHWNTAEGARVLFVEARELPMFDLRVTFAAGSSQDGGTPGLAALTNAMLNEGVAGKDVTAIAEGFEGLGADFGNGSYRDMAVASLRSLSAKDKREPALKLFTEVAGKPTFPEDALKRIKNQMLAGFEYEKQNPGKIAGKALFGKLYGDHPYAHPSDGTAESITGISLAQLRAFHAKAYTGGNAVIALVGDLSRAEAEAIAAQVSAGLPKGPALAAPAQPADAKAGLTHIDFPSKQTHLMLAELGIDRQDPDWPALSMGNQILGGGAFGTRLMSEVREKRGLTYGVYSVFSPMQVRGPFMINLQTRAELSEGTLKLVQGILADYLKTGPTQQELDDAKRELAGSFPLSNASNASIVGQLGAIGFYNLPLTWLEDFMQQSQALTVEQVKAAMNKHLSADKLVIVTVGPKVPQKPLPAPTDKPSEQPLGVPEH, encoded by the coding sequence ATGAGTGATCGCCGCGCACCACGCCCAACCCTGCTGGCCACGGGCATTCGTGCCCTGGCGCTGGCGGCAGTGCTGGCCGCTCCGGCCATGGCCGATAACGCTGCCAAGGCCGACAGCAGCGCGGCCCGCCCGGCCAACACCTTGCAGTCGCTGGCCGAACTGAATGGCAAGGCACCCAGCCGGCGTCAGTTGAACATCCAGCACTGGAACACCGCCGAGGGTGCCCGGGTGCTGTTCGTCGAGGCTCGCGAACTGCCCATGTTCGACCTGCGTGTCACCTTCGCCGCCGGCAGCAGCCAGGATGGCGGCACGCCAGGCCTGGCCGCTCTGACCAACGCCATGCTCAACGAGGGCGTGGCCGGCAAGGACGTCACCGCCATCGCCGAGGGCTTCGAAGGCCTGGGTGCAGACTTTGGCAACGGCTCCTACCGCGACATGGCCGTCGCATCGCTGCGCAGCCTCAGTGCCAAGGACAAGCGCGAACCGGCCCTCAAACTGTTTACAGAGGTGGCGGGCAAGCCGACATTCCCCGAGGATGCCCTCAAGCGCATCAAGAACCAGATGCTGGCTGGCTTCGAGTATGAGAAGCAAAACCCCGGCAAGATCGCCGGCAAGGCCCTTTTCGGCAAGCTCTATGGCGACCACCCCTACGCCCACCCAAGCGACGGCACCGCCGAGAGCATCACGGGCATCAGCCTTGCGCAGTTGCGCGCGTTCCACGCAAAGGCCTATACCGGCGGCAATGCGGTAATCGCCCTGGTCGGCGACCTCAGCCGTGCAGAGGCCGAAGCCATCGCCGCACAGGTGTCTGCCGGCCTGCCCAAGGGCCCTGCGCTGGCCGCACCGGCCCAACCCGCAGACGCCAAGGCCGGCCTGACCCACATCGACTTCCCGTCCAAGCAGACCCACCTGATGCTGGCCGAACTGGGGATCGACCGCCAGGACCCGGACTGGCCAGCCCTGTCCATGGGCAACCAGATCCTTGGCGGTGGCGCCTTCGGTACCCGGCTGATGAGCGAGGTGAGAGAGAAGCGCGGCCTGACCTACGGCGTGTACTCGGTATTCAGCCCGATGCAGGTACGCGGCCCGTTCATGATCAACCTGCAAACCCGTGCCGAGCTCAGCGAAGGTACGCTCAAGCTGGTGCAAGGCATTCTCGCCGACTACCTGAAGACGGGCCCGACCCAACAGGAACTGGACGATGCCAAGCGCGAGCTGGCCGGCAGCTTTCCGCTGTCCAACGCCAGTAATGCCAGCATCGTCGGCCAACTGGGCGCAATCGGCTTCTACAACTTGCCGCTGACCTGGCTTGAGGACTTCATGCAACAGTCCCAGGCCCTTACCGTCGAACAGGTCAAGGCAGCCATGAACAAACACCTGTCAGCCGATAAACTGGTGATCGTCACCGTTGGCCCGAAAGTGCCACAAAAACCGCTGCCAGCACCCACTGACAAGCCCTCCGAGCAACCGCTCGGGGTACCGGAGCACTAA
- the rsmD gene encoding 16S rRNA (guanine(966)-N(2))-methyltransferase RsmD has protein sequence MPRSTPPARPQAGQSKGQGHLRIIAGEWRSRRLAVPEGEGLRPTPDRVRETVFNWLAPYIEGARVLDAFTGSGALVLEALSRGAEDAVALDSNPAAIANLKNNLEILRCPRGQILQTDALRYLQGPAKQQFDVVFLDPPFHQDLLANTCNMLEQNQWLGEQAWVYTESEAAPSTLQLPGNWRLHREKKTGQVHYALWQRG, from the coding sequence ATGCCAAGATCCACCCCTCCCGCCCGCCCGCAAGCGGGCCAAAGCAAGGGCCAGGGCCACCTGCGCATCATCGCCGGCGAATGGCGCAGCCGCCGCCTGGCGGTGCCGGAAGGCGAAGGCCTGCGGCCAACGCCTGACCGCGTGCGGGAAACCGTATTCAACTGGCTGGCCCCCTACATCGAGGGCGCCCGCGTGCTGGACGCCTTCACCGGTAGTGGTGCCCTGGTGCTCGAAGCCCTGTCCCGTGGGGCCGAGGACGCCGTGGCGCTGGACAGCAACCCTGCGGCCATCGCCAACCTGAAGAACAACCTCGAAATCCTGCGCTGCCCTCGCGGGCAAATCCTGCAAACCGACGCCCTGCGCTACCTGCAAGGCCCGGCCAAGCAGCAGTTCGATGTCGTGTTCCTCGACCCGCCGTTCCATCAGGACCTGCTGGCCAACACCTGCAACATGCTGGAGCAGAATCAGTGGCTGGGCGAGCAGGCATGGGTCTACACCGAAAGCGAAGCGGCACCCTCGACCTTGCAGCTGCCGGGCAACTGGCGCCTGCACCGCGAGAAGAAGACCGGCCAGGTGCACTACGCACTCTGGCAGCGGGGCTGA
- a CDS encoding M16 family metallopeptidase, producing MAEHPSPPLMAASKGSFTLANGLHVCLREDHRAPLVSVQLWYHVGSSYEPEGHTGLSHALEHLLFEGSSKLAPGQYSTLMTRLGGDPNAFTYADATVFPLTLPTRHLEIALEAMADVMASATLGDTPFARELAVVMAERREAVDNNPWALALEHHDLLAYGNSGHGTPVIGHMSDLESLTPAAARTWYKTWYHPNNATLAVAGDISLLQLQTLVTRHFAAIPAHRLPMRPLPTGPSSQGRRFQTLRLPGLHNGVIISFKLPSQRTAQSARQAYALRLLPDLLANGYSSILQRRLLLEEPILQYIKATYEPWQRGDSLLTLYAFCSPNVTPQTAAERLVQEIEAFRQSAPAKEHLQRAKARLLARLLFERDDIAEQAQTMGKQAACGLPVISLEEEQQAIETVTAEQVGLAAYEFLTHSRAAFTFTHHKESAHD from the coding sequence ATGGCCGAACACCCCTCCCCGCCGCTAATGGCAGCCTCGAAAGGTTCTTTTACCCTCGCCAACGGCCTGCACGTCTGCCTGCGTGAAGACCACCGTGCGCCACTGGTCAGCGTGCAGCTGTGGTACCACGTAGGCTCCAGCTACGAACCTGAAGGCCACACCGGCCTGTCCCATGCCTTGGAGCATCTACTGTTCGAGGGCAGCAGCAAACTGGCGCCTGGCCAGTACTCAACCCTCATGACCCGCTTGGGCGGCGACCCGAATGCATTCACCTATGCGGATGCCACGGTATTTCCGCTCACCTTGCCAACCCGCCACCTGGAAATTGCCCTGGAGGCCATGGCTGATGTCATGGCCAGTGCCACCCTCGGCGATACGCCCTTTGCTCGGGAACTGGCAGTGGTCATGGCTGAGCGACGCGAGGCAGTGGACAACAACCCTTGGGCATTGGCGCTGGAGCATCACGACTTGCTGGCTTACGGCAATAGTGGCCATGGCACGCCTGTCATTGGCCACATGTCAGATCTGGAGAGCCTCACTCCAGCCGCAGCGCGTACCTGGTACAAGACCTGGTACCACCCCAACAATGCCACCCTCGCCGTGGCCGGCGACATCAGCCTGCTACAACTACAAACCTTGGTGACGCGCCACTTTGCGGCGATCCCCGCCCATCGCTTGCCGATGCGGCCCTTACCCACAGGGCCCTCCTCCCAGGGCCGGCGTTTTCAGACGCTGCGCCTGCCAGGCTTGCACAACGGCGTGATCATAAGCTTCAAACTACCCAGCCAGCGTACCGCGCAGTCTGCCAGGCAGGCCTACGCGCTGCGTCTGCTTCCCGATCTGCTTGCCAACGGCTACAGCAGCATCCTCCAGCGCAGGCTGCTGCTGGAAGAACCAATCCTGCAATACATCAAAGCGACCTATGAACCCTGGCAGCGCGGTGACAGCTTGCTGACCCTTTACGCGTTCTGCAGCCCAAACGTAACCCCGCAGACCGCCGCCGAACGACTGGTGCAGGAGATCGAAGCGTTTCGCCAGTCGGCGCCAGCCAAGGAACACCTGCAACGTGCCAAGGCTCGTCTGCTGGCCAGGCTGCTGTTCGAACGGGACGACATTGCCGAGCAGGCCCAAACCATGGGTAAACAGGCCGCCTGTGGCTTGCCGGTTATTTCGCTCGAGGAAGAACAACAGGCCATCGAGACCGTGACAGCCGAGCAGGTAGGCCTGGCTGCCTATGAATTCCTCACCCATTCCCGTGCAGCCTTCACGTTCACGCACCACAAGGAAAGCGCTCATGACTGA
- a CDS encoding M16 family metallopeptidase translates to MTDSTTLQQPAGANNLYGGLLSAQGLDLDQFETIHTQVQAWKTTAGTDVKFVEARELPIVDVILRFKAGTTQDTLYPGLAALTLSMLDEGSQAYTAAQQAEHLERLGAVMEKQVRLEHATLRLRSLSPPSLLDPALAVFTDLVAHPVFHPMALTRIKRQLLQNHASRERLPILRARSEVFRHLFNGHPYGNPLGSTAQGIEAITPEDLRAFHQRAYSASNLEMVVVGDLSPGQAQAISQQISQALPQGWSATELPAAPSAPSATIAVEQAGASSAILLALPMNVPANDPEFLALALASAVLGEGLESRLMVELRQRRGLTYGVHTHVLPLSAGGLFTVEWEVAPQHVQGTQALVETLLQAFIDEGPTQLELQLARKQLEGQLLRGIAQNRQLATLLTEVTHQRQPADHLDTYSARIAELTPADVRAVMQRRLALSHKVLVSVGPGVQQQPLPAPDQ, encoded by the coding sequence ATGACTGACTCAACGACCCTGCAACAGCCTGCCGGAGCCAACAACCTCTACGGCGGGCTGCTCTCTGCCCAGGGACTTGACCTGGACCAGTTCGAAACCATCCATACACAGGTTCAAGCGTGGAAGACGACTGCGGGCACGGACGTCAAATTCGTTGAAGCACGGGAACTGCCAATCGTTGACGTGATACTACGGTTCAAGGCCGGCACCACGCAGGACACTCTGTACCCTGGCCTGGCAGCCTTGACGCTCTCCATGCTCGATGAGGGTAGCCAAGCCTACACGGCTGCCCAGCAGGCTGAGCACCTGGAGCGCCTGGGGGCGGTCATGGAAAAACAAGTACGTCTGGAACATGCGACGCTGCGCCTTCGCAGCCTTAGCCCCCCTTCTCTGCTCGACCCGGCCTTGGCGGTGTTCACCGACCTCGTGGCCCACCCTGTCTTCCATCCAATGGCCCTGACCAGGATCAAGCGCCAGTTGCTGCAAAACCATGCATCGCGCGAGCGGCTACCCATCCTCAGAGCACGTAGCGAAGTCTTCCGCCACCTGTTCAACGGGCATCCTTACGGCAACCCTCTGGGCAGCACCGCTCAAGGTATCGAGGCCATTACCCCTGAGGACTTGCGGGCATTCCACCAACGCGCCTACAGCGCCAGCAACCTTGAGATGGTCGTGGTAGGCGACCTTTCGCCTGGACAAGCCCAAGCCATCTCACAACAGATCAGCCAGGCCCTGCCGCAAGGCTGGTCGGCCACTGAACTACCGGCGGCCCCATCAGCTCCCAGCGCGACGATAGCCGTCGAGCAGGCTGGCGCCAGCAGTGCGATCCTGCTGGCACTGCCAATGAACGTACCCGCCAACGATCCGGAGTTTCTGGCCCTGGCCTTGGCAAGCGCTGTTCTGGGAGAGGGCCTCGAGTCGCGCTTGATGGTGGAGTTGCGCCAACGACGCGGCCTGACCTACGGCGTGCACACGCATGTATTGCCATTGAGTGCAGGCGGCCTGTTCACCGTGGAATGGGAGGTTGCGCCCCAGCATGTGCAGGGCACGCAGGCACTGGTAGAAACCCTGCTGCAGGCGTTCATCGACGAAGGGCCCACCCAGCTGGAGCTGCAACTGGCACGCAAACAGCTGGAAGGGCAGTTGCTGCGAGGGATCGCGCAGAACAGGCAACTCGCAACACTGCTGACGGAAGTAACCCATCAGCGGCAACCTGCCGATCATCTCGACACGTACAGCGCCCGTATTGCCGAACTTACCCCGGCAGATGTCCGAGCCGTCATGCAGCGCCGGCTGGCCCTGAGCCACAAGGTACTTGTCAGTGTCGGACCAGGCGTTCAGCAACAGCCGCTGCCAGCCCCCGACCAATAG
- a CDS encoding hydrolase encodes MPSHNATFRPAIGLSNPHLQTLWGPLWRKLPELQRDRERLWLADGDFIDLDWHGPHQPHAPLVIVLHGLTGSSHSPYVKGLQQALQDRGWASVAVNWRGCSGEPNLLPRSYHSGASEDLAEIVSHLRAQRPLAPLYAVGYSLGGNVLLKYLGESGVASQLEAAAAVSVPFRLDHCADRIGQGFSKVYQAHFMREMLAYVQLKQRHFHARGQHEQLATLERLGQLTNLRTFWDFDGKVTAPLNGFRDAHDYYRRSSSHFFLGQNRTPTLIIHSSDDPFVSSHSLPTARELSPQTRFELHDRGGHVGFVDGSLRNPGYYLERRIPQWLVDGS; translated from the coding sequence ATGCCCAGCCACAACGCCACATTCCGTCCGGCCATCGGCCTGTCCAATCCCCACCTGCAGACCCTGTGGGGGCCGCTCTGGCGCAAGCTGCCTGAGCTGCAGCGTGACCGAGAGCGGCTGTGGCTGGCCGACGGCGACTTCATCGACCTGGACTGGCATGGCCCGCACCAACCCCATGCGCCACTGGTCATCGTGCTGCATGGGCTGACCGGCTCGTCTCACTCGCCCTACGTGAAAGGCTTGCAGCAAGCGCTGCAAGATCGCGGCTGGGCCAGTGTGGCCGTGAACTGGCGGGGTTGTTCAGGCGAGCCCAACCTGTTGCCGCGCAGCTACCATTCCGGCGCCAGCGAAGACCTGGCGGAAATTGTCAGCCATCTTCGCGCCCAGCGCCCGCTGGCGCCGCTGTATGCAGTGGGTTATTCGCTGGGTGGCAATGTACTGTTGAAATACCTGGGAGAGAGCGGCGTCGCCAGCCAACTGGAGGCAGCGGCTGCAGTTTCGGTGCCCTTTCGCCTGGACCACTGTGCCGACCGTATCGGCCAAGGGTTCTCCAAGGTGTATCAGGCGCATTTCATGCGCGAGATGCTGGCGTATGTTCAGCTCAAGCAGCGGCACTTCCACGCCCGGGGCCAGCATGAACAGCTGGCGACACTGGAACGCCTGGGCCAACTCACCAATTTGCGCACATTCTGGGACTTCGACGGTAAAGTCACTGCACCGCTCAATGGCTTTCGCGATGCGCACGACTACTATCGCCGCTCATCCAGCCACTTCTTCCTTGGCCAGAACCGCACACCTACGCTGATCATCCATTCCAGCGATGACCCGTTCGTGTCCAGCCACAGCCTGCCGACGGCCCGTGAACTATCACCACAAACCCGCTTCGAACTGCATGACCGCGGTGGGCATGTGGGATTTGTCGATGGTAGCCTGCGAAATCCGGGGTACTACTTGGAACGACGGATTCCGCAGTGGCTGGTGGACGGTAGCTAG
- a CDS encoding sulfurtransferase: MPLAQLITPQQLAERLGSPKLVILDCRFALEDVDYGQRSYALGHIEGAHFADLDRDLSGPVSKGRTGRHPLPDPQRLVERLREWGLNNDSEVVLYDDGPGAFAARAWWLLVWLGKRSGVAILDGGLKAWHAASLPLSLDPPPKREGTFSGEPDAKLLIDADHLGKRLGSADLTLIDARALPRFRGEVEPIDPVAGHIPGAQCAAFTDNLGDDGRFLPADELKQRFAEKLAGRAPEQLVSYCGSGVTACHNLFALALAGYPLGKLYAGSWSEWINNPQHAVATGE, from the coding sequence ATGCCCCTTGCGCAATTGATCACCCCGCAGCAGTTGGCCGAGCGTCTGGGCTCGCCCAAGTTGGTGATCCTCGACTGCCGCTTTGCCCTCGAGGATGTGGACTATGGCCAGCGCAGCTATGCCCTGGGGCATATTGAGGGGGCGCATTTTGCCGACCTGGACCGGGATCTCAGCGGTCCGGTGAGCAAGGGGCGCACCGGGCGCCACCCATTGCCCGATCCGCAGCGGCTGGTCGAGCGCCTGCGAGAGTGGGGCCTGAACAACGACAGCGAGGTGGTGCTGTACGACGACGGCCCCGGCGCCTTTGCCGCCCGCGCCTGGTGGCTACTGGTCTGGCTGGGCAAGCGCAGTGGTGTGGCGATTCTCGACGGTGGCCTGAAGGCCTGGCACGCAGCGAGCCTGCCGTTGAGCCTGGACCCTCCACCCAAACGTGAGGGCACTTTCAGTGGTGAACCTGACGCGAAGCTGCTGATCGATGCCGACCATCTGGGCAAGCGCCTTGGTAGTGCAGATCTGACCTTGATCGATGCGCGTGCCTTGCCGCGTTTTCGTGGTGAAGTGGAACCGATCGACCCGGTGGCGGGGCATATTCCCGGTGCCCAGTGTGCGGCGTTTACCGACAACCTGGGGGATGACGGGCGTTTTCTGCCGGCGGATGAGCTAAAGCAGCGTTTTGCCGAAAAGCTGGCTGGACGGGCGCCGGAGCAGTTGGTGTCTTATTGTGGGTCTGGGGTAACCGCTTGCCATAACCTGTTTGCGCTGGCGCTGGCGGGGTACCCGCTGGGCAAGCTGTATGCGGGGTCGTGGAGTGAGTGGATCAACAACCCGCAGCATGCGGTGGCCACCGGCGAGTAA
- a CDS encoding TetR/AcrR family transcriptional regulator encodes MAPRMKTRERIVQNSLELFNQQGERSVSTNHIAAHMEISPGNLYYHFPNKQAIIALLFSQYEALVDSFLRPPQGRAATVEDKRFYLKALLAAMWNYRFLHRDLEHLLDSDAELAARYRRFSERCLRQGQAIYRGFVEAGILAMVPAQIESLTINAWIVLTSWVRFLSTTREHSAHLGEEAFKRGVYQVLVLELGFVTDNARTAVEALCQEFHVPFNQALEL; translated from the coding sequence ATGGCCCCGCGCATGAAGACCCGAGAGCGCATCGTGCAGAACAGCCTGGAGCTGTTCAACCAGCAGGGCGAACGCAGCGTCAGTACCAACCACATTGCCGCGCACATGGAAATCTCGCCCGGCAACCTGTATTACCACTTCCCCAACAAGCAGGCGATCATTGCCCTCTTGTTCAGCCAGTACGAAGCGCTGGTGGACAGTTTTCTGCGCCCGCCGCAGGGCCGCGCGGCAACCGTGGAAGACAAGCGCTTCTACCTCAAGGCCTTGCTGGCGGCGATGTGGAACTACCGCTTCCTGCACCGTGACCTGGAGCATCTGCTGGACAGCGATGCCGAACTGGCCGCCCGTTACCGGCGTTTTTCCGAGCGCTGCCTGCGCCAGGGCCAGGCGATCTACCGCGGCTTCGTCGAGGCTGGCATCCTGGCCATGGTGCCGGCGCAGATCGAGTCACTGACCATCAACGCCTGGATCGTGCTGACATCATGGGTACGTTTTCTCAGCACCACGCGTGAACATTCTGCGCACTTGGGTGAAGAAGCCTTCAAGCGCGGCGTCTATCAGGTGCTGGTGCTGGAGCTCGGTTTCGTCACCGACAATGCCCGTACTGCCGTAGAAGCGCTGTGTCAGGAATTCCATGTACCGTTCAACCAGGCCCTGGAGCTCTAG
- a CDS encoding coniferyl aldehyde dehydrogenase — MNSPSALPPVQFDLDLATTFAAQRLAFAGNPLPPAAQRRQWLKSLREALLSSQAELIEAISQDFAGRSADETLLAELLPSVQGLRHAEKHLQRWMRSRRRRVGLAFQPASAQVRYQPLGVVGVIVPWNYPLFLAIGPLTCALAAGNRVMLKLSEATPATGLALQQLLERVFPTDLVSVVLGEVEVGQAFARLPFDHLLFTGATSVGRQVMQAAAHNLTPVTLELGGKSPAIVSDDVPLDSAAERIAFGKTLNAGQTCVAPDYVLVPRERLPAFSDAYQRAVHRLYPRIADNPDYTAIINPRQLQRLQHLLDDARAKGAQVLDLYPGEAPQGRRLPPHLLLDVNDSMQVMQDEIFGPLLPLVPYDGIDQALAYINQRPHPLALYFFGYDRRTQEHVLRHTHSGGVCLNDTLLHVAQDDLPFGGIGPSGMGHYHGHDGFLTFSKAKAVLAKQRFNAARLIYPPYGKALQRLVYKLFIR; from the coding sequence ATGAACTCGCCCAGTGCCTTGCCCCCTGTGCAATTCGACCTCGACCTCGCGACGACGTTCGCGGCCCAGCGCCTGGCCTTTGCCGGTAACCCGCTGCCACCAGCGGCGCAGCGGCGCCAGTGGCTGAAGAGCCTGCGTGAAGCCTTGCTGAGCAGCCAGGCAGAACTGATCGAAGCCATCAGCCAGGATTTTGCCGGGCGCAGCGCCGACGAGACCTTGCTGGCCGAACTGCTACCGTCGGTGCAAGGCCTGCGCCACGCCGAAAAGCACTTGCAACGCTGGATGCGCAGCCGCCGACGCCGCGTCGGCCTGGCGTTCCAGCCGGCCAGCGCACAGGTGCGCTATCAACCCTTGGGCGTGGTCGGCGTCATCGTGCCGTGGAACTACCCGTTGTTCCTCGCCATCGGCCCGTTGACCTGCGCCCTGGCCGCCGGCAACCGGGTCATGCTCAAGCTTAGCGAGGCCACGCCCGCGACGGGCCTGGCCCTGCAGCAACTGCTCGAGCGTGTGTTCCCCACAGACCTGGTCAGCGTTGTGCTCGGTGAGGTCGAGGTGGGCCAGGCCTTCGCCCGCCTGCCCTTCGACCACCTGCTGTTCACTGGTGCAACCAGCGTGGGCCGCCAGGTGATGCAGGCTGCCGCGCACAACCTGACCCCGGTCACCCTGGAGCTGGGTGGCAAATCCCCCGCTATTGTTTCTGACGATGTGCCGCTGGACAGCGCCGCCGAGCGCATCGCCTTCGGCAAGACCCTCAACGCCGGCCAAACCTGCGTCGCCCCCGACTACGTACTGGTGCCGCGCGAACGGCTGCCCGCCTTCAGCGACGCCTACCAGCGCGCCGTGCACCGCCTGTACCCGCGTATTGCCGACAACCCCGACTACACCGCCATCATCAACCCGCGCCAGTTGCAGCGCTTGCAGCACCTGCTGGACGATGCTCGCGCCAAAGGCGCGCAAGTACTCGACTTGTACCCAGGCGAAGCCCCTCAGGGCCGGCGCCTGCCACCACACCTGCTGCTGGACGTGAACGACAGCATGCAGGTGATGCAGGACGAAATCTTCGGCCCGCTATTGCCGTTAGTGCCTTATGACGGCATCGATCAGGCCTTGGCCTACATCAACCAGCGCCCACACCCATTGGCGCTGTACTTCTTTGGCTATGACCGCCGCACCCAGGAGCATGTGCTGCGTCACACCCACTCCGGCGGTGTGTGCCTGAACGATACCTTGCTGCATGTTGCCCAGGACGATCTGCCCTTCGGCGGCATCGGCCCTTCAGGCATGGGCCACTACCATGGTCATGACGGCTTCCTCACCTTCAGCAAGGCCAAGGCGGTACTTGCCAAACAACGCTTCAACGCCGCACGGCTGATCTACCCGCCTTATGGCAAAGCCTTGCAGCGCCTGGTCTACAAACTGTTCATCCGCTGA